A genomic segment from Propioniciclava sp. MC1595 encodes:
- a CDS encoding iron-sulfur cluster assembly accessory protein, whose protein sequence is MSVDTQTEALADGIILTEGAAKKVSDLAASEGEEGLALRISVAPGGCSGLRYQLALDDRELDGDVEKEWYGVKVVTDRMSAPYLAGATIDFVDTIQQQGFTIDNPNAGGSCACGDSFH, encoded by the coding sequence ATGAGCGTTGACACCCAGACCGAGGCCCTGGCCGACGGCATCATCCTGACCGAGGGCGCGGCCAAGAAGGTCTCCGACCTCGCGGCCAGCGAGGGCGAGGAGGGCCTGGCCCTGCGCATCTCCGTGGCCCCCGGCGGCTGCTCGGGCCTGCGCTACCAGCTGGCCCTCGACGACCGCGAGCTCGACGGCGACGTCGAGAAGGAGTGGTACGGCGTCAAGGTCGTCACCGACCGCATGAGCGCCCCCTACCTGGCCGGCGCCACGATCGACTTCGTGGACACCATCCAGCAGCAGGGCTTCACCATCGACAACCCGAACGCCGGTGGCTCCTGCGCCTGTGGGGACAGCTTCCACTGA